A stretch of DNA from Xyrauchen texanus isolate HMW12.3.18 chromosome 36, RBS_HiC_50CHRs, whole genome shotgun sequence:
ccaattttttcttctgcagtatagctgctaaaattttttacattgttataaaggagttttagatatttatattggaaaacaagccaaaataaaaacaactcaaaaacatattttgttgcagtgtataatggggcgaagactaccctctcccACCTTTTATCTTCCATCCGTCTTTAACTCACTAAATAACAaattctctcttattaataaagctgcgtattaccaattttcttcacgataagaaaacaacagtgacatatattatgattcaataagtcacgagccatcacgttataatccagctgcattaagtgtgcgcactcgagggacgagcgtcccgcAACAGAGCGTGCATCAGCCGCATGCcgtttcagtctctccccttagatcgggacatccACGCATCTTAGAGgcggcgctgaccacacagaaaaatgccagttttggagtttgtagttttttttacatgacctgcttccatattatttgaactttaataaagctccaacgcattaaatataactgcatttaagatataatgttggggtgtttcctttaaagacactcgacatgcaagttttgcttcagcggaggggcagctccagctccacttatcccacaacaagagtgcttctgtatttacttacatatttttgcattataattccctacatcacctgaagctgtttggaaagtttggagtgaaTCTTTACTGTGAGCTGTGGTGCCGCTCTCATCATTAaaagtttaaagtgatctcatgttacattaaattagatcaaattattatttgacaacaaaaatttttgttgacaattttttattattgactttgtcgataatgtcgaataatcatttcagccctaccaGACATAAATtaacattgatgtttatattttgagcggCCTGCTCACTCCATCATTCCCTTTCTAGCTCAACCtatagcatgagtttggggtgtggTTACTTGAACTAGCTGTTCAGCCAGGGGGAATATGAACAACCATGGTAGACGTGTACACTGGAAAATAAATTTAGCCATGTCTACAGATGCTAACGCAAAAATTTTAAGATTGCTAAAATACACAGAGACAAACCAGAGTAAAACCAGTAAACGGGAGCGCCAATAAAGAGATTGTCGTAAAAGTCGCTAATACACCGCCACCACCCAATCTCGTCTTTGGTGACAAAATGGTCAGAAACGACACTGGGCAGACATCCAAAATTCAAATGCTCATTTTAGCAatcgaatgtgcatttttatcttaaattcaCAGAATGTTCGAATTTCTAAATTTAAAATTGACAGCcttaaaaaactgaaaaaccaGCTAAGGCTGGATTAAGCTGTTTTCTTTAGCAGGGCACATGTGAAGCTCATGAAAACTGAACAACAGTAAAACATTACACACCTGATAGGCATCTCTAAAGAGTAGAAAGGATTCTTCAGTGCAAAGTCTGAGTAGATTTCATAAATCTTTCTTAAGAGAGCATCAATACCGGACTGCCGAGGGTCTGCCAATACAATGAACTTTatacctgcaaaaaaaaaaaataaatacactatTCACTTAGATTATGTTCAGCCACCATATTAAAGTGCCATTTTTTCCTTTTGAAAAAAAGACCTACCTGTGAGTGTCTGAAAGCAGTGCAGTTTAAACACATCTGTCTCCAGCATTTCAATACCAGAGCTGCCAACCTCAGGTGATAACTGTGATCCAATGGCAAACAGTCTTGGGAAAAGTAGGGGGAGGGTGAGGGGAAATCACATTTTATGAAaagttttttatatacatatttttcacGATTAAGGGTCTGGGGGGGACACATAGTCCCACATTATAATGATTGCTATGCTTCTGACAATGaccatatatttgtatattatatcatgttacattatattatatttagagCCGTTGCAATcgattcattaaaaaagtttaccacatacatttttattaatcacaattaacacatttaccatgaATACAGCATTAAAACTTGTTGGGAGGGCGCAACCTTTGTAATCTGTCCATAAGGAGAAAATTACACTGACGCAGACTACAAACAATAGCACTTCCCTGTGAGtgatgatggagaaaggacctctttgatgtacaaaacaagcccagatgggatttATGATAGTAATCAAgtattttcagcctatgtaaggcacattttaattaccacagaagcatgtcaagtcttaactatcaccaaaatgtagaatgagatttttttttgtctgcaaacgtcatgtggagttcaaagtggcgctTCACTCTGGCGCTGAAACCCTGATGCGAATCgtgaatgcagcttcacaattgctgtaggaaagtggatagccacagtctaccggcagataaatattgtggaggatttcagtttaagagatttaatgcccattccAATGAAAAAGTGATGTCCAGTTTGTGAacaaatcgttcttttgaaccagttcttttcagtgaacgAGTTGAAACAGTTCACCAAATTGGACTGAAACGCTTGAAACAGTTTGCGTCTCAAAACACTGATacacaagttactctatcttaacctgtctctcagACATGACTGACACAGAGTCAAAATGAGCCAATAACTGGAAGTAGTCAGCTTTTCCAAACTCTTCATTGTAATCAACCactccaactagttcacaaatcggactAAACGCTCCGGTTGCGACCATTCTCAAGTCAACAGATTGAGTCGCTGAGAGCACAGCAATTTTCAAGTCACCAGAACACTGAACTAAGAATCGCCTCTTTCGAACATACTGAGAACTGATGAGTGAGCTGCTGATGAGCATGCGTGAACCaaggacttgaatgagggggtCCAAATGTTTCAGTCGAGAGATGTAAATGGATTTTACAATTGAGTATTGTGCATGTGGATTATATTTAAAGTTGTTATGAGCTGggtcatggtttctgtaaaaaggATGAGTTGCTTAAGACTAGTTTATTCACTTGATATGCTTTAGACGCATAGAACAAACACGTTTGTACATCTGTATatgtattgggtgctttaggtgcaaaactttaatgtaggaaacttatCCAAGATgtaatcactgaatgaaacaatgatgacaataaacacccttataTTATAACTTAATGGCATCATTACGCGAAGACGTAAAAGAACTGGTGAAATGGTTCATTGAAacaaactgtccgaaagaaccggtACGCTGAAAAGAAATCAGATCcctacaatgaaaatgcaactGTGGTActgggggcgtggtcgagcactGGCTTGTGATTGGAGAACGAGATAGGTACATGAGAACGGAAAGGATCATCACCGGTCAATGATTGCCTCTAACAGCCGTTtatcattgcagtgagagtggagatggaGTTAAAAGCGAACCAGATGCCAGTAGAGGGGGAGAGACACCCGCGCACACACCTGCTGAGCCTGTGTGGTATGAGAGTTTTGCGAGAGTTCTGATTAGTAAATAAACATATCATTTGAGTTGAAGTTCACCGTTCCTGATTCCtccattctcacccaaaacacccGATTATTTTACAGCAACCAATGGgtaaactagttctttcaatagTAAACCTCcctcttagactttgggaaactttTAATGCTACTtcaattggtgctattttagtgcatttctatctttatactgtgaaaggctttgtttggaaaatgttattaaaGCATTATGTTGTTACATATTGGTTTTtcttctttcctaagatggaaataaatgaattttgGCAGGAAAAGAAGTATtatgtgattaaaaaaatgtaattgactgacagcactatttGAATTATATTACATGTAAGGCACGATGTACAGTCAGCCTGTCGTTTTCGCACAATAAACCCTGAGAGGTCAAGCGTGGACTTATATGCACTTAAAAGCCTTTAGGGTGATACAACACGGCTaccaaccaaataaataaatggacatgaaatactgATTTTGTTAATCTAACATAAATTATGTTAATAAGCGAGAATTAGGAGACAGCGGAACATCCAGAAACACTGAACTCAATCTCAAGTTGGCATCGGAGTTCTGATGAACCTGTAGGTGTTCATTTTGCGAAAATTACCATCTGACTGCTCGTTATCCCACAActacttgacaaataaataaatgtgcattaaatatatccatccatccatccatccatccatccatcgtcaaccgcttatcctgtgtacagggtcgcggggggctggagcctatcccagctaacattgggcgaaaggcgggggacaccctggacaggtcgccagtccatcgcagggccacacatagacagacatacactcacactcacctccacatccacatccacacctagggcaatttttggagacaccaattaacctagcctgcatgtcttttggatggtgggaggaagccggagtacccggagagaacccacgcagacacggggagaacatgcaaactccacacagaaaggccggggcaaccagggtttgaacccacgaccttcttgctgtgaggcgacagtgctaaccgctgcacctacaattattttattagcttactttaATTTATTATTCTATTAAGAAAGATGATATCACTTTATCTCTGGATATGCAGTCATTATTCAGAAATCCGCCCACTGGATGGTGTAATTTACTAATTCAGATTCAAGTAtttcagagagctgtgtaattgtatatgatataatattataatctGCACTATACGCAATAGATTACTCTCTTTTgagtcttaaaaggatagttcacccaaaaaataaaattctctcatcatttactcacccttcatgccatccaagatgtgactttccttcttctgctgaacacaaagacttttagaagaatatctcagctctgttggtccatacaatgcaagtgaatggtgaccagaactttgaaggtccaaagagcacataaaggcatcataaaagcaatccatacaatgtcatgttttaatccatatattcagaagcaatatgataagtgtgggtgagaaacagattcatattttattccttttttccttccatctccactttcacttcttttgtttttggcaattcacattcttcaagcatatcgccacctactgggcagggaggagaatttatggtaaaaaaaaggagttaaatattgatctgtttctcacccacacttatatgaCCTCaaatgatatggatttaaccactggagtcatattaattacttttatgctgccgttatgttttttttagcatcaaagttctggccaccattcacttgcattgtatggacctacagaccagagatattcttctaaacatccttgtttgtgttcagcaaatcaaataaagtcacacacatttggaatggcatgagggtgagtaaatgatgagagaattttcattttagggtgaactatccctatgcTTTCTAGATTCATCTCTTTTGAGTCTTAAAACTTGAACTTTTAAGAAGAGAAAGCACTAACAAAAAGTGCTATGCTTTATGGACATTCACCATGGTTGTATATGAAGTACTGTGCAAATAACATGTTATGTGAATATGGCACCATTACCATGGTAGCATGGTATTATCATCCGAAATATCTGTACATTTTGTAAGGGGTTTTTGGCTCAACTCTGAAGGAAATGTACTCACGAGTGAAACATTGACGCCAGCATGAGTTTCTCATTGGAAGAGAGTCGAGGTCTGCCGAATCTGATGGACACCGGATAGTTTGCGGGATCTTTCAGATACTCTTGTATGTCCTTGCCTTCCGCAGTGCATTTACCATTTACATCCACCCCGTTAATTGACAGAACCGCATGACCCACTGCATACAAGAAAAGCACATCAcataactaacaaaaacaaattctataaatgtattttgacaccATTAGATGATTTGACAGACGGCACACATATCCGCACCCCTAATGCCATCCCGCTGACCGAATGAAACAACGACTTTCTCATCGTGTATCTTTAATACTAAATCAAGAGGAAAGCTGAAGGTTTTCTCCACTTCAGCCCGAGGCACATAATTATCATACTGGTAAATGAGTCCGCCAGCCTTATTGACTAGATACACACTGAAGATCGCcatcttttcttcttcttcttcttcttcttcttcttcttcttcttcttcttcttcttctgttctTGATTTTATTGGCGGTTGCAAACTAGCTCATAGTGCATTACCGCTGCCACGTGGACAGGAGTGTATAGCGCCGACAGGaagggggaaaaataaataaaaataataataatactttgatATAAATGTTGATTACTTATTCTTGTAAATGTTGATTACTTATACATTCTTGTAAAATTTTGGCAATATCTCCTCTCAGTCTGTAGCTGTccattctgtgggtgggctgaaaacaAATCTAGTATTTGAACACCCCCTTTGTAAATGAGACAAAAATAAAGTGgatcagaccgatccacacaacactactccagccattCAGCAACAGGGGGTAGTTCTTGCGCGTGCACAAGATGGGGGCTGGGGCAGATCAAGAGGGAAATTCATAAGTGTaacggcaaatctggctgatgcaaactttctaatctccaaggaggacaaatggataagaaacagaccaagagaaaaaggtcagacgaaTATAACCCAAAAAATAAGGATTATGGTAAATTGAGGGCTAGGAGCCGCGTCAACATCGGCGAGGGTTTTCAGTAGTGGAAAGACCTCCAAGTGGTAAATGTCTCGAAGacggatgcagaagttgctctttttcttctcgataggtgggtaacataaatGTAGCTGTTTCACAGAACCAATCTGTTGTTGCAGGGTTGGAGAAGCCTTtagtagttaagctacagtcaagctacttttttgaaaaagtagttagctacactacaagttactatcaaaaagtagctagctacattaaAGCtacttaatatttttaatgttactatcaaaccaataatattaaaaacaactACACTATTGTAGTGTATTATTTACACTAATGAAATGTATTacttaatgtatttataaatacattacatgtatttcattaaatatattacatttatttaataaattttatgaatagtaacaataatacagttaataatggccataaattaaaatacaacagtataaaataaaaacaaaaaagatcagacgccattaaaatatatatttttttacaatacttcacacttttcagtcctgctgtggccaggtgtagcctacttccctaaagatccaatttttatgacaaactctccttgggctggcattttttgttcttgtcacataatatttagtgtggtTAATATGTGAATAAGtctcagggcttgtttctcccctcacctgggtTCATGCTTATTGTATTTTCtggacttttttgccattgacatgcaagtgccgctttacaggtcacatacaggtgctctacaaatatttgttggatttgttcaggtccaaaaaagtGGACGGATGGTCATCGTAGATCAGGGGTCGGGATCAAGTTGGTCACctggtgtctcaccattcaccaacacatgatcgtttaaaactttctagagataattttccattagaaagtgtgggtgcgattgcaaagcgtgaagtcaatgacactgttttgatttcctttctcccaaatttgtcGTATAGCCtgctcctggtgaacaaggtttgaaatgaacaccctcCAAATGTggatttttcatgcagagtacTTTGCTGATGTaacagccactgtggaaggcgaccagtaagacttctcggagtgatatattacaagaaattctACACTTAGCCTATGTTTAGACTGCAGGCAGATCGGATTtgttctcaaatcagatcttttcaggcagactgtctgcACCATTATTTGCAattgatcaaatcagatttgcgtgTTCAGACATACCTGCAcgggttgctttggtaatgacgtaGGCGTACacacgtgacgatgctttcaaaacagatgcgggaaaaatggaggtgcatcatctcgctctccaaataagcgcctGTTCAGTCGCTGTGCATAACTCCTCCAttgcacaagaaaaactcagcgacAGAGGAGACTGGTAAATTTGTGATATGCTGTGCTGCTGTCACCGATTTTTTTACATTGGCTATGtctgtttggaaggctgcgtcctccggaggtcataTTTGAGAAGGctcgaggctgtctcatttcagaaaagggagaaagacacttcgaatgtgaccttctttcatgggaattcgaggatgcatgaggtgtatccttcgtgggcactcttTACCTcatttacctcatacattccatACCAGAGGGtctttgttcccttctcattcATAATGCTCATTCTTGTCAAAGAGTGGCGTGCTgacatagcaaccatgttacattccatttccgtttgtcctacgaaggtcATCTCGTTTAAACAAGATTTGTTTAAACAAGGACGCTCGGTATTCTGCAGCCTTCAAAagacgcgtcctacctagcatgcagccttccaaacgagacacagccgtCATCGTTGTGTGTCACGTTAAGAGTGATGctaaagaccatttgaaatccgattTGAGCAGCCAGAACATCCGGACTGATAAAATCCGTTTttaatcgcatttgaaaccacctcccgatttggtttgaatcagattcagaaaaatctgatttcatgtggtattttgctgtccagactatcaaaaactcatctggatacaatctggatatgcaaaaaatgtttttgtggcaGTCTGAAAAAGGCCAACGACGTGCATTTGAtgaaacatgattatattttgaagaacagatgaaagaaaagccgccaATGCATGTCTGCTTTGATATTGTGTGCAGTGTGCTCTGCTGTTGCAAGAAAGTCTTATTTCATTGCaagagtgcaatgaaagcgcttctcctagacacacacattcattgagttctgggcctcgtttcccaattaCTATTGATCTTaactgttaagagcattttctacgagcaaTTTTACGAATGTTCGTTatttttatgtgcacccagggtgtgatatagcacccgccACCCGCAAAATGCAACCAGGCTAAATCCAGTTCACAAGCTCCTCGTCTGAATGCAGGTAGGCCTATTTCATGCACGagtcattttgctcatctacccgcaacaggcgggtgacctgtaagacgtctcgagtgacacatgacatgaaatgctgttagtcaaaaagacgcgcttgaagaaacacattttagcaTATTATATTTTTAGGAAAAGACAAAGGGGACCCAGTCTCGTGGAGCAAGCACAtttaaagagttatcactccttttattctgtttcattcaactgaacactgtttgcaagaataatgtcatctatgACAATGCTGtacatgatctccgatcatctcgtgagtttcgctttatttccacagagcagttcactcTTACGCATTGTGAACCCAACTCAGCAGGTCCAATattatatacaggtatctttgtattaaagaaaccaagacaaaaattataaaatcataaagtaatacaagacatgtttaccttgaacctaaaattttgttatattttattttctttaggcagcattaactgtattaacaaacgcaatacaaacacatttgataagaacacacatttgacaGCAtcttttgggaacacaagggaatttattaggcttatttattatgctgattattataattatctttacagttATAATTGTCTTTATTTCTTAATTTGCACCTGTTGGGTGAGGTTGTTGGAGACAGTAAATGTCTTGATTTGAGGTGGCTATATTGaagatttttttaatcacttcattattttaattgcttttttcatttagtttaaattgcagtttgaatttagaaaggtcttttgtttaagttttttgtgtttcaataaattaattacatttttaaagcaaaatcaatgaagcaaatattttgatatttattttaaatgcgattattattaaaatattttatacatatcgcccagcccaaaagggaagtaacatgtttcatgaacaattgtaaaattaattttatggagacccgcacaaacgtgtgtactcaattccatattgcaaaatacctattcatttttgcatatttgtttgtttttgagtagtctatgggcaatataaaatggtgttcttttgtcattttcagatttacctgccACTGTACATCTTGTAAAGGTAAACAAACTGTGATTGCTCGCTTACCATAAATGTGAGACAATCTCTTCTTATCAAAGTGAGCTAtaataagctctcagtagatgatagtaatacactatttttgtttgcgatctgccattacaaaagaagaagacgACGCTGCCTGATTCTGATATGACGTTTTGTCagtaaaagtttggcttctacaCAATAAGgaagttataatctgaccaacatgatgtagcgttTGTTCACGCTACATCGCTACTTGCTGGAAAATGTTGTTcactactggaaaagctactctgttttaaaagcagctgagctactgtcaagctactgaaaaatgtagttaagttagtagtgtcgctacatgtagttagctactccccaacactggacaTAATATCTGTTATACCAGAAAAGATGAATTTTTTACAACAATATCTCATTATTACAAGACGAGATGTTGTGCCCTAttgattcagttcactcgacattgcctTAAGCACTATGAGGAAGTCCTTCTAGACGACCTCGTTGAAACCTTTATACAATCTGGTGATTGTGAAaatggtgtctgagccccgcCCTTTCAGGCAcgcagttggcctatataagtGGGCACTCAGTcatcatttcttcagaattttgtTCCTTCAAGACTGCGAACTTCGTCTTCAAACCCTTTCTGATTCGCCTTCGATATACACTTACACGTCCCTCTGTTGGAGTGCACGGCCTAATTACATTTGGCGGCTCTGACGATGGGAATGATGCTGTGTCACTCGCAGCTTTGGACGAGTGGTTCACGGAGAATGTTGCCGCCTCTTCCCCCAGCAAGGGTGAAGCACATGCACACACTAAATATGGGCCTGAATGTCAACTGGTCGAAAAGCATACTTTTCCCCAGCCAGCAAATCTCATTTAAGGAGTCTGTCTCACCTCACGAACGAGCGTGTATAGACCATGACATCTGGACAGGTGCAAAATGGGTGTGGCACATCAACCTCCTGGAGCTTCTTGCTGTTTTTCTAGCTTTCCATTCCGACTttgtgaatcaccacattctgatttgTTTCATGCTACACGACAGTAGTAGCAAACATAAATCGCCAGGGCAGACTCCGATCGCCAAAATGAATGAGCATGACACAATGCCTCCTCCATTGCAGCGGGTGTCATCTCCTCTCGTTGCGTGCGACACATGTCCTGGGCCGTCTGAATTTCAGAGCGGATCTGTTGTCAAGCTAGGGAGCATtaccaggggaatggagacttcatcctcagacagtgatgaggatttgggaaatattcagcaacGCTTAAGTCGACCTATTCACCTCCGCAGAGAACGcccactgtcccctttggtacTCTATGTTCCAAGCCTGATGGCCCACAAATGGCCGGCaaaatgcaagtatgcatttcccccggtgTGTCTCATTCATTCTGTTATTAGCAAAGTCAGAAtggacatggaaacagttctgttaattgcaccgaaatggcccaatcagccCTGGTTTCTGGAGATGATAGAAATACTGGAcggccctccatgggaaataccgctgaggagaaaccttctctctcaagcacaaggcacgatttggcatccccagccagagctgtggTGTTTTCACGTGTAGCCTCTGAACGGAGCACAGCGGATGAGCCAGAATTGGCTCAGTTGgtgatgaacaccattttacaggttAGAGCACCTTCCACGAGACGCCTCTATGGCgcatgtttgcaaattggtgctcttcatgTGGTAAAGACCTGGTGAATTGCCCCATAGCTGAGATTTTGACAGTCCTTCAAGAGCGGCTGGACTCTGGTCTTACCCCGTCAATGCTCAAGGTTTATATTGTGACTATCTCAGCATACCAAGCCCTGG
This window harbors:
- the LOC127629937 gene encoding trafficking protein particle complex subunit 4-like, giving the protein MAIFSVYLVNKAGGLIYQYDNYVPRAEVEKTFSFPLDLVLKIHDEKVVVSFGQRDGIRVGHAVLSINGVDVNGKCTAEGKDIQEYLKDPANYPVSIRFGRPRLSSNEKLMLASMFHSLFAIGSQLSPEVGSSGIEMLETDVFKLHCFQTLTGIKFIVLADPRQSGIDALLRKIYEIYSDFALKNPFYSLEMPIRCELFDQNLKSALEIAEKAGAFGPGS